From a single Fusarium pseudograminearum CS3096 chromosome 2, whole genome shotgun sequence genomic region:
- the PKS8 gene encoding PKS8 — protein MPSQIQPWREPIAIVSMACRLPGGIDKPLDLWDHVRAGRSSATPIPKDRFNTENFLSMDPNKKGEQAFRGAHFVKGDIKQFDHKFFGISKDTATAMDPQQKQLLEVVYECLESANISMETISKSKIGCYCAMFVSDYHDMLMQDPEYLPTFIAIGTTRTMLANRISHALDLGGPSVTIDTACSGSLVALHLACQALQAGECDGAVIGASNLFLSPDYALSLTRLGAIAADGQCKTFDAAANGYGRGEGTNAVYIKRLSDAIRDGDNIRSIIRGTSSNSSGATPAITEPSGRAQRDTILQAYAQAGIDNFSETGYFECHGTGTPVGDCIELGAVGEVFSASHNSGDALWVGSTKPNVGHSEAASGLSSLIKVVLALEKGEIPPNTNYKTPNPKIDFDGWRVRVATSAHPWPSKSIRRASVNSLGIGGSTAHAVVEFYEPLKITNGSANGVNGTNGVNGTNGVNGTHSLTITNGTNGHHEENNADKPSFLTFVSGASRDSRDTNINNLLDFLKTHDECHELTGPLITALNARSQIHIRPWRSFAVAQTVGNLIQQLEGKAMKTNQGPVGGNEPDMLFTFTGQGATWSQMGRRLLETFPVARNTLHQLDDVIRELSSSVKSAWSLIGKLTAELTQDEINLPSLAHPLSIAVQIALVDLLASWGVVPDGVVGHSGGETAAAYACGALTAKEAITVAYYRGIACQNAPAGSMLAVKSDPNAKELQDALERNDVQIACFNGPQNLTLAGPTEGIKNLATELNSHGIVSRAVAVTRAYHTRIMKAVVDDYVARLRSVIHPKAGRVPMYSSVTGRQLEGTEVGADYWGSNLVSPVLYTDAVTLAMTQTDHKYGLCVEVGPHSLLSRPTSEIVKSLADAPQLPFFATMLRNADTNQQLMSLAGDLVLSGKRLDLDQVNKASLFKGGKPARLPNHIQDNLPAYAWDYSSTPWTEPRNSSDWRFRKSPRHEILGTRCRGANPSAPTWRNRVSVEDAPWLVDHQVNGIVTLSFTTGIAMVVEAMMQLQEETKEADWTNYSFELEDFVFSNSIILPDENAIELFLTLIPRSDNTRSDGTWYDFTISSLRGDVDIRHCHGKAAALESNDGAFSQSRTSWHHMPLEVPLKSYYKTLERVGYGYGPKFQLLNEVRVRPGLSACAAKIDMVSSGQSPVRGQRYLLHPAMMDAALQTPALANRSGYFQEIDTLLLPSRMKKISIRMPANKTDIASCATNTSPVGFTRIEGSVQCYDTLSKPFFVVEGLQMDRATAEDQTTLPWLRLKWKPDIGDISQNGASTSSIQIRSLPAEKKLINLEDLVKELIPLIVENGIEKGENLAPHLQSYHAWLLEQAELHKEKLVARHMQNGFATAEDAIMNVVANSGISETVDASIVSQLAINMAKIFRGEVEALAVWLENDLLYRFYEESIFTTSMNQKLRSVAELLAHKNPNMKVLEIGGGTGGATTELLHGFSKAGGPNAYQSFTFTDISAGFFEKAKKKFSAWDRMEYKTLDIEKDISEQGFGEEKYDLVVAANVLHATANLPFAMKNIRSLLRDDGYLLVGELSEDLTSANFLWGPLTGWWLRPRSPGRSGPGLSMDEWRDELTADFDNVVEIEAGRDMAASDQISSTIVMTARAKPIDYTPPEPLSEQRVHIAGVGDDFSHDQIAHRLSKRGITTTSSSLEDLATREWSGEWLIIMDEAEGSFLASLDSQQLEALKSWLTKPIKCIWVTQKVYLDPQNTTGGLVTGFARTLRGENSQMELYTLDLSSEGDDIANIIDHVLERAYYSHGDPISRLDYEVAEKDGQLWTCRLVKDAGLEEAFGPARKMEVSTRELVQTPHHLVVGEPGILDSLAMAQNDGHSVLPHGHVLVEVKAVGLDERDGRIAQGSLPALEFGRECSGVVKSCAADVTSLSPGDRVAVIGQGTFTTQYLAPSGCCAKIPDWLSFEDAAAIPASFVTALYALTTSARITIGQKILVANATSAQGIALIKTAKALKLDVHATTSDGNKSLLTKHGVSSSSILPVSTNAGRLNASRSANGQTYKLVLNTQSGQYASFSHLVANRGTYVELGSGGTHDDESGFRPNKNVMFASIDLSDAYNESKEDLGELLGQVMAMVEKRVLNTDVSASVSGLHSLQPAFSALLEGGSQKQVISLADVDDGHMIKTRPKTSVFDPRKTYIITGGLGGLGRAIAVWMASYGARNLILATSSVARACQSGDLLQQLSSYGCHARVEVCDVGDSSAVERLISSIYTPVGGVIHSALRLSDRFFEDITLDDFDAVFSPKVNGALNLHHCLQGHDLDFFVMLSSGCGVLGNEGQSNYSASSTFLDTFARYRQSLGLPASSIDLGFVEDVGNISERPEIQASLLSRGLRPITVRDVLRVVEGAIATCTPKQVNAVTESAYDDLSQSQIVLSFGMIDKATAEWQSWAKDTKFGLLRSKATDNVASDADAGGGESAVQTAVKAFRNTLGRLGDASEGKVAALQPFICTALVAKLAQVLSMKIGDIQPTRSAVQYGMDSLIAIEVRSWARYAFQIDLPISDLTNPYSIQDLAARVSRMIL, from the exons ATGCCTTCTCAAATTCAACCATGGCGGGAGCCCATTGCCATTGTGAGCATGGCGTGTCGTCTCCCAGGTGGCATTGACAAGCCATTAGACCTCTGGGACCATGTTAGAGCAGGCCGTTCGTCGGCCACTCCCATACCAAAAGATCGATTCAACACAGAGAACTTTCTTTCCATGGAccccaacaagaagggaGAACAGGCTTTCAGAGGTGCACACTTTGTGAAGGGTGACATAAAGCAGTTTGACCACAAGTTCTTTGGTATAAGCAAAGATACAGCAACTGCCATGGACCCTCAACAGAagcagcttcttgaggttgtCTATGAATGTCTCGAGTCGGCCAATATCTCCATGGAAACCAtttccaagtccaagattgGATGTTACTGTGCGATGTTTGTCAGTGACTATCACGACATGCTGATGCAAGATCCTGAGTACCTTCCAACCTTTATTGCTATTGGAACGACACGCACTATGCTTGCAAACCGTATCAGTCACGCACTTGACCTTGGTGGTCCCAG TGTTACTATCGATACAGCCTGTTCTGGTTCCCTTGTCGCATTgcatcttgcttgtcaagcaCTGCAAGCTGGCGAGTGTGACGGTGCTGTTATTGGTGCATCCAATTTGTTCCTAAGTCCTGATTACGCTCTGTCACTTACGCGACTTGGCGCTATAGCTGCAGATGGACAGTGCAAGACATTTGACGCCGCCGCAAATGGATATGGTCGTGGTGAAGGGACCAACGCTGTGTACATCAAGAGGCTCAGCGATGCTATTCGGGACGGAGACAACATCAGATCCATCATCCGGGGTACTTCTTCCAACAG CTCTGGTGCTACCCCAGCAATCACAGAACCCTCTGGGCGGGCCCAGAGAGATACTATCTTGCAGGCTTACGCTCAAGCTGGAATTGATAACTTTAGCGAGACAGGATACTTTGAGTGCCACGGAACTGGTACACCCGTGGGCGACTGCATAGAGCTTGGAGCAGTTGGCGAAGTTTTTAGTGCCAGCCACAACTCTGGAGACGCCCTTTGGGTTGGCTCT ACCAAACCAAACGTGGGACATTCAGAGGCAGCTAGCGGTTTGAGCAGTCTCATAAAAGTGGTGTTGGCTTTAGAAAAGGGAGAGATCCCTCCAAACACCAACTACAAGACACCGAACCCCAAGA TCGACTTCGACGGTTGGAGAGTTCGTGTAGCAACGAGCGCTCACCCTTGGCCCTCAAAGTCCATACGTCGAGCAAGTGTCAATTCTCTCGGTATCGGTGGATCAACTGCGCACGCCGTCGTTGAGTTCTACGAGCCGCTGAAGATCACCAATGGGTCTGCCAATGGTGTCAATGGAACTAATGGCGTGAATGGAACCAACGGAGTCAACGGTACTCACTCGTTAACCATTACCAATGGTACCAATGGCCACCACGAGGAGAACAACGCCGACAAACCCTCATTCCTGACGTTCGTATCTGGCGCGTCTCGCGACTCGAGAGacacaaacatcaacaatcttctGGATTTCCTTAAAACTCACGACGAATGCCATGAGTTGACGGGTCCCCTCATCACAGCACTGAATGCTCGAAGCCAGATTCACATCCGACCGTGGAGGTCATTTGCCGTTGCCCAGACAGTCGGTAATCTCATTCAGCAGCTGGAGGGCAAGGCAATGAAGACCAACCAAGGACCAGTTGGTGGCAATGAGCCCGATATGCTCTTCACATTCACTGGTCAAGGTGCCACATGGTCACAGATGGGTAGACGTCTTCTTGAGACGTTTCCCGTAGCGCGTAACACGTTACACCAGCTTGACGATGTCATCAGAGagctttcatcatcagtcaAGTCTGCATGGTCTTTGATAG GCAAGCTTACTGCCGAGCTCACCCAAGATGAGATTAATTTGCCATCACTCGCACACCCTCTATCCATCGCGGTACAGATTGCTCTAGTCGACCTTCTAGCCAGTTGGGGTGTGGTTCCCGATGGCGTTGTTGGCCATTCTGGCGGAGAGACAGCTGCCGCGTACGCTTGTGGTGCTCTCACAGCGAAGGAAGCCATCACAGTCGCTTACTACCGTGGTATCGCCTGCCAGAATGCCCCCGCAGGCTCTATGCTTGCTGTGAAAAGCGATCCCAACGCAAAGGAGCTTCAAGACGCACTGGAACGCAACGATGTGCAGATTGCTTGTTTCAACGGTCCCCAGAATCTCACTCTTGCGGGTCCCACGGAGGGGATCAAGAACCTGGCTACTGAGTTGAACAGTCACGGCATTGTTTCTagggctgttgctgtcacTCGAGCTTACCACACCCGAATCATGAAGGCAGTTGTCGATGACTATGTCGCGCGCCTTCGCAGTGTTATTCATCCAAAGGCAGGACGGGTTCCCATGTATTCGTCTGTCACTGGCCGTCAGTTGGAGGGCACTGAGGTTGGTGCTGATTACTGGGGATCAAACCTTGTTTCGCCAGTTCTCTACACTGATGCAGTCACACTAGCCATGACCCAAACGGACCACAAGTATGGGTTGTGTGTTGAGGTTGGGCCTCACTCATTGCTTTCCAGACCAACATCTGAGATTGTCAAGTCGCTTGCCGATGCGCCCCAGCTGCCTTTCTTTGCCACCATGCTCCGAAACGCAGACACCAACCAGCAACTTATGAGTCTTGCGGGAGATTTGGTTCTCAGCGGTAAGCGCCTGGATCTAGACCAAGTGAACAAAGCCAGCTTGTTCAAGGGCGGCAAGCCCGCTCGTCTTCCCAACCACATTCAAGACAACCTTCCTGCTTATGCTTGGGACTATTCCTCTACACCCTGGACCGAGCCACGAAACAGCTCTGACTGGCGTTTCCGCAAATCGCCACGACACGAGATCCTGGGCACCCGCTGCCGAGGCGCAAATCCTTCCGCACCCACTTGGAGGAACAGGGTGTCAGTTGAAGATGCGCCTTGGCTCGTTGATCATCAG GTCAATGGCATTGTCACCTTGTCTTTCACTACCGGTATCGCCATGGTCGTTGAGGCCATGATGCAATTGCAAGAAGAGACCAAAGAGGCCGACTGGACAAACTATTCGTTTGAGTTGGAagactttgtcttttctaactccatcatccttcCTGACGAAAATGCGATTGAGCTCTTCCTCACTCTAATTCCACGAAGCGACAACACCAGATCTGACGGTACATGGTACGACTTTACCATTTCGTCACTCAGAGGTGACGTTGATATCCGCCATTGTCATGGAAAGGCTGCAGCCTTGGAGA GCAACGACGGCGCCTTTTCCCAGTCCAGAACCTCGTGGCACCATATGCCACTTGAGGTCCCGCTCAAGAGTTACTACAAGACTCTGGAACGAGTCGGCTATGGCTACGGTCCCAAGTTCCAGCTTCTCAATGAAGTGCGAGTTCGACCAGGTCTCTCAGCCTGTGctgccaagatcgacatgGTGTCGAGCGGTCAATCGCCAGTTCGCGGCCAGAGATACCTTTTGCACCCCGCCATGATGGACGCAGCTCTCCAGACACCTGCATTGGCCAATCGTTCCGGATACTTCCAAGAGATCGACACCTTGCTTCTACCTTCCCgcatgaagaagatctcCATTCGTATGCCCGCCAACAAGACTGACATCGCCTCTTGCGCTACCAACACATCACCTGTCGGTTTCACCCGAATCGAAGGAAGTGTCCAGTGTTACGATACTTTGTCGAAGCCTTTCTTCGTGGTTGAAGGTCTGCAGATGGACAGAGCAACGGCTGAGGACCAGACTACCCTTCCTTGGCTGCGACTCAAATGGAAGCCTGATATCGGCGACATCTCTCAGAATGGTGCCTCAACCAGTTCGATCCAGATCAGGAGTCTTccagcagagaagaagcttaTCAACCTGGAGGACTTGGTCAAGGAACTCATCCCTctcattgttgagaatggtattgagaagggtgagaaCTTGGCTCCTCATTTGCAATCGTATCATGCTTGGTTGCTGGAACAAGCTGAGTTGCACAAAGAAAAGCTCGTTGCCCGCCACATGCAGAATGGATTCGCCACAGCTGAAGACGCCATCATGAATGTCGTTGCAAATTCTGGGATCTCGGAGACTGTCGATGCCTCCATTGTGTCGCAACTTGCAATTAACATGGCAAAGATCTTTCGTGGCGAAGTCGAAGCCCTGGCGGTTTGGCTCGAGAATGATTTGCTCTACAGGTTCTACGAAGAGAGCATCTTCACCACGAGCATGAACCAGAAGCTTCGCTCTGTCGCTGAGCTTTTGGCGCACAAGAACCCCAACATGAAGGTCCTGGAGATTGGAGGTGGAACTGGTGGCGCAACGACCGAGCTGCTTCATGGCTTCTCCAAGGCTGGAGGGCCTAATGCTTACCAGTCGTTCACCTTCACTGACATCTCGGCTGGTTTCTttgagaaggccaagaagaagttttCAGCTTGGGACAGAATGGAATACAAGACTCTCGacatcgagaaggacatcTCTGAGCAAGGATTTGGCGAGGAGAAATATGATCTTGTGGTTGCAGCCAAC GTTCTGCATGCCACTGCTAACTTGCCGTTCGCAATGAAGAACATTCGTTCATTGCTACGTGATGATGGATACCTTTTGGTTGGTGAGCTGTCAGAGG ACCTCACATCGGCCAATTTCCTCTGG GGTCCCTTGACTGGCTGGTGGCTGCGTCCTCGATCCCCAGGTCGTTCTGGTCCTGGTCTTTCCATGGATGAATGGCGGGACGAGCTCACTGCGGATTTCGATAACGTTGTCGAGATCGAGGCCGGACGCGATATGGCTGCTTCGGATCAAATCTCAAGCACTATCGTGATGACAGCCAGAGCAAAGCCAATTGACTACACTCCACCCGAGCCACTATCGGAACAGAGGGTGCATATCGCTGGAGTTGGCGATGACTTTTCTCACGACCAGATCGCGCACCGACTTTCCAAACGTGGTATTACTACAACATCCAGTagccttgaggatctcgCTACTCGAGAATGGTCGGGAGAGtggctcatcatcatggacgagGCTGAAGGAAGTTTCCTTGCTTCCCTCGACTCTCAGCAGTTGGAGGCTTTGAAGTCCTGGCTTACGAAGCCCATCAAGTGCATCTGGGTTACCCAAAAGGTATACCTCGACCCGCAAAACACAACGGGAGGTCTGGTGACAGGTTTCGCACGAACCCTCCGAGGTGAGAATAGCCAGATGGAGCTGTACACATTGGACCTGAGCAGCGAGGGCGACGATATCGCTAACATCATCGACCACGTTTTGGAACGAGCCTACTACTCTCACGGTGATCCAATCTCCAGACTGGACTACGAAGTggctgagaaggatggaCAGCTCTGGACGTGCAGGCTCGTGAAGGATGCTGGCTTGGAAGAAGCATTTGGTCCTGCACGAAAGATGGAAGTATCTACTCGCGAGCTAGTTCAAACTCCTCATCACTTGGTCGTGGGAGAACCAGGCATTCTAGACAGTCTAGCCATGGCCCAAAACGATGGACACTCGGTGTTGCCACATGggcatgttcttgttgaggtcAAGGCTGTAGGTCTTGACGAACGG GACGGGCGAATCGCTCAAGGGTCTCTTCCGGCGTTGGAGTTCGGTCGCGAGTGCTCTGGTGTTGTCAAGAGCTGCGCTGCTGATGTCACTTCACTCAGTCCAGGAGATCGTGTTGCCGTTATCGGCCAGGGAACTTTCACTACGCAATACCTGGCTCCTTCAGGTTGTTGCGCCAAGATCCCCGACTGGCTTTCTTTCGAG GATGCTGCCGCGATCCCAGCCAGCTTTGTCACTGCGTTGTACGCGTTGACCACGTCTGCGAGAATCACGATAGGCCAG AAAATTCTTGTTGCCAACGCCACATCCGCCCAAGGCATCGCTTTGATCAAGACAGCCAAGGCGCTCAAGCTCGACGTCCACGCCACAACCAGTGATGGTAACAAGTCTCTTTTGACCAAGCATGGCGTCAGTTCATCCAGCATACTCCCCGTCTCTACGAATGCTGGTCGTCTCAATGCTTCTCGCTCTGCCAATGGCCAAACGTACAAGCTTGTACTGAACACTCAATCTGGCCAATACGCGAGCTTTTCTCACCTGGTTGCGAACCGTGGAACTTATGTCGAGCTCGGCTCTGGAGGAACGCACGATGATGAAAGCGGTTTCCGACCTAACAAGAACGTCATGTTTGCTTCCATTGATCTCTCAGATGCCTATAATGAGAGCAAGGAGGACCTTGGAGA ACTGCTTGGTCAAGTTATGGCTATGGTTGAGAAGCGAGTCCTCAACACAGACGTGTCGGCTTCGGTGTCTGGGCTTCACTCACTGCAGCCCGCCTTCTCAGCACTTTTGGAAGGTGGTTCGCAGAAGCAGGTCATCTCACTTGCAGATGTCGACGATGGGCACATGATCAAG ACACGACCCAAGACTTCTGTCTTCGATCCTCGAAAGACCTACATCATCACAGGAGGTCTTGGTGGTCTGGGCCGTGCGATTGCAGTCTGGATGGCTAGCTACGGCGCCCGAAACCTCATTCTGGCTACCAGCTCAGTCGCAAGGGCCTGTCAGTCTGGTGATCTGCTACAGCAACTATCATCCTACGGATGTCATGCCAGAGTTGAGGTCTGCGATGTGGGCGATTCGTCGGCTGTTGAGCGTCTCATCTCCAGTATTTACACTCCTGTCGGTGGAGTTATTCACTCAGCATTGAGACTTAGT GACCGATTCTTCGAGGACATCACCTTAGACGACTTCGACGCAGTGTTTAGTCCTAAGGTCAATGGTGCCTTGAACCTTCACCACTGCCTTCAGGGTCACGATCTTGACTTCTTTGTCATGCTGAGTTCGGGATGTGGAGTTCTGGGTAACGAGGGTCAATCCAACTACTCGGCAAGCAGCACGTTCTTGGACACATTTGCCCGCTACCGTCAAAGCCTCGGTCTTCCGGCCTCGTCcattgatcttggcttcgtGGAGGATGTTGGAAACATCAGCGAGCGTCCTGAGATCCAAGCTTCCTTGCTGTCTCGTGGTCTTCGACCTATCACAGTGCGCGATGTTCTGCGTGTGGTCGAAGGTGCTATTGCTACGTGCACTCCCAAGCAGGTCAACGCTGTCACTGAGTCTGCTTACGATGACCTTTCGCAAAGTCAGATTGTCCTCAGCTTTGGTATGATCGACAAGGCCACAGCAGAATGGCAATCCTGGGCCAAGGACACAAAGTTCGGCTTGCTGCGATCCAAGGCCACTGATAATGTGGCAAGCGATGCCGATGCGGGCGGCGGAGAGAGCGCAGTCCAGACGGCTGTCAAGGCCTTCCGAAACACTCTTGGTCGATTGGGTGATGCATCTGAGGGCAAGGTAGCTGCTTTGCAACCTTTCATCTGCACTGCTCTTGTTGCCAAGCTGGCGCAAGTACTGTCTATGAAGATTGGCGACATTCAGCCAACGAGATCGGCTGTTCAGTACGGTATGGATTCACTCATTGCTATTGAGGTTAGGTCCTGGGCAAGATATGCCTTCCAGATCGACCTACCTATCAGTGACTTGACGAACCCGTACAGTATTCAGGATTTGGCGGCTAGGGTTTCTCGAATGATTTTGTGA